ATCTAGCAGCTTGAAACTCTCTTTGAGTGAATGGGACTGATAATACTCCACCAGCTCCtgttacatgaaaataaaaggaGAGTTTCATTTGATCCAACACGCCTTGCTGTACAGtgaatcttttgtttttgccactTACCAAAAGGCTTTCGAACTTCTTGGCCTCGGTAATGTGAATCCAGCTGTCTTTCTCAACGACTTTGATGTGTTTCACTTCGTCGTTAAATCTGTGAGGTAAAACAATATATTGCTTCCGCACCTCTTGTGACTTTTGTTTGCTCACGGGCGAGTGAATGACTTCATCACGACGGCGTTACTTTTTGGACTGGTAATAATACAGGATTAAAGCGGAATCAGAATTTCACAAAAGTTAATTACTGAGGATATACAATGCACGTGCACAGACAAAATAGATGAGACAAAAACCATCCAATTGATCATTTTCTCCATTGTACGAAAGTAAAACTCACTTGATGCTGATGGCAAACCTCTCTGCTTCAGCCGTCCTCTCTCTGATGAGGTAGGTCCCGCTGCTGTGGGATTTTAAGAGGTTGTCAGCCTGCTGGCGCTCCATGTTTCCTGCAAACCTAGACGAGGAGGAGCAGAGAATGAATGCAGAATCATTTCATGTAATGACTTTGATATCAAGCAGTCATGCAGTCATTCATCATTTGACAGTAGCAGTTCATCAAGTCCAATTTAAACACACGACAACTTGTTAACACTGATGGAGCTGAAAGAATAGACCGAGTAATGATAGAGTAGAACACAGCGCAGAGTGCATAtcaaacatttagaacaaatcgCAAGTTAAGGGGCCTACCAAGGATATCCGTAGTAGTCTGCGTCTCTCGATGACTGCCGGCTGGATAATGACTGGAAGGGCTGTCACAAATAAAACAAGTTGAAGTCGTCCAAAATGTAAAAGGTCACCTGTTGCCTGCTTACCTTTGGGTCAAGGTAAGGTTTTACACAGGAACTGGGGAAGAAgccattcttttgtgtttgcatcaGCCTTCCCTGGAAGACAATTAAATGTAATAAACACAAAACTATTAAATAGCTGAGTAACAAGTGCAATACgtaataaaagttaaatgttcAACAATGTTAATAAAAACTGAGCATTAATGTCTTTGGAAGGAGACGTGAGTGTCTTATATATACACAACGGCACAGTAAGAGGCCGCAGACCTTCTTTGCGCCGAGGACCATAAAACTGACATTCGTCATTTACCATTATGTATTGCGGTTGCTATTGATAACTGCATTATACAGTTAATTtctataaatgttttttccccatctttctGTCATAGTGTCTCAGACACTTTACAATTGGATACATTATTCGTTCACTCCACAGTGACACCTAGTAGTGGTAAGCTACTTGTACTTTGTAGAGTCACAACAGCCCTGGGGCCATCTGACGAGGgaatggctgccattctgcCCCCACGGCCCGTCCGACCACATTCATTCATAGGGAATGTGGATTAAATGTTTTGCCCATGGATACGGTTACAACATGTGCTCGGGCAAGGGTACGAATCACCAACCCTCCTGTTGCAGGATATATTCTGCCCACCAAACCGTCCAGATACAAAATCACTACATGCAATTCATATAAAACTCCATAATTACTTAAATAATGCAGctgttttaaaatacacatactTGCAATGTGTTTAGTATATAGTAGTCAAGTATAaagtttttataaaaaaatgaataatgtacTATATTGCAAAAATCCGATGCAATGGCTGGACAGCACTTGAAAGGGGCATGACTTCTCctattcttttgatttttttttttgttctcaaaagGAGCATGCCCTTGATAACGAGCATATAAACAACTTGAAAGTAGTTATTTCTTATTCATCCAACCATAGAAATAACAAAGGGCCAGCATTCTCTGCCATTCATGATGAGCGAACGGGACTGACTTTTAATAAAGAGCACGATTAGctcttctcaaaatgaaaatgccataATCATATTTCAAAGCCAATGAAGCACACACACTTCGTTACTGGAGTGCACTGAGGCAGAATACTGTGAGCAAACAATGCActgaatgctaaaaaaaaaactcaacaaatttgttcaaatgccaggttttaatgatttaaaaaaaaaattagatcaagacaaatactgtaatgtcGAAACTTTTCTCTACATTAAAAAGAGctataaaatgttgaaatctgagcaattttaatttaaatattttccggAAGGcaagtgaaaaacaaacaacttagCTAATGTGGTTGCACATGCATGCCTGTCactatttaaagtgcctctgagtGACCCCAAATGAAGAACAGATGTTCTAATAggctttttctgacatttttttttttttttgcaaagatttatcttggtctcattttaaaTTTCACAAAAACGTGGAATTTGAATAGAAATGTAAAGACCTTTTTATATTCACCGGTTTGCCATGCTGTGCCTCAGTCACAAGGAGCTAAGTGTCTGCCTTACCTCCCACCATGCAGTGTCAGGATCCCCCTTGAGCAGCTCGATGTAGTCTCCTGTTTGAAAGGAGAGAGTTGCCTTTCCCGGTGGTGCCGGTGTACCGTGGTAGTTCCTCACTGCGACCATCTTGGGACCTGCACGATACGCCACGCAGCATGCTTTTAAAAAGCTATCTTGGGAACTTTAGTATGAGTGGTCATATTTGATAATGTTATATAGGAAGGATGAAATAGCTCtttccacaagatggcagtaAAGAGCTATGCTACAAAAATagtctgtttttatttcaaatcatgaGCTTGTGCGTGCAGGAGCTACACTTACTTACCAGAAGACATTCCAGGTTCCtgcaaatgacaaataaaattcaaaatcatTAAGATAGTTATTAATGAGTCTTTATGTATGAATTACACAAAATAACCCCACAGTATTTCCATGTACTTACCAAGTCAAGAGGATCTGAAATAAAGACAAGTGCAAGAGGAAATCAGAGAGGGTATTTAATAAtgatcatcataataataataataataataatatgtataCTACATTTAAAGAAAAGAGCCTCTTTAAAGCGACCCAAGGACacttaaaacaatacaaatgtgaaaaaaataaaccaaatgaGGATTTAAAGTGGCTTTTCAGTTCAATAAATCATTTGATAATTGAATAAACAAAATAACAGAAGAACAGAAGAAAGTACATTAGGTACACATGTGTCATGTTTCCACATTTTACTCATGAGTGAAATCGGGCCAATCAGAAAGTAATATCAGATTTAAAGTGTTTGTCAGGggtaaacaataacaaaagaagGTAGTGTATTTGAGATACATAAGAGGAACACAGACATACTGATTTTGCAGATTGTGATCACTTCCAGACACTCTTTGTGTGCTCCCGTTCCACACCGAGAGCAGAAGTAACCCTGATAGAAGATGCCCCTAAaggataaacacacacacagacgcacacacacaaacacaaacaagtaAATCTGTGATCAACACAACAGCTGGCTTGGTTTCAAATGAACTTTTTGTATGTGCAATAATGATTGCCCTGCGGAATTAAATAAAGTTTTCTGAAACTGGATAGACAAAGCTGTTTACGGTAAGAATGCCATGACACTTTCTCTTTTCCATTTGGCCAGCCATTATttttatccgtccattttctgagctgcttatccttagaagggtcgcgggagggctcgagccaatcccggctaacatcgggcaggaggcaggatacacccttaactggtatccagccaatcgcagggcacatacagacaaacaacagttgcactcacaatcacaccaaggggtaatttagagtgtccaattaatgttgaatgtttttgggatgtgggaggaaagcggagtgcccggagaaaaccaatgcaggcatggggagaacacgcagacttttttttttttttaataatttttagcATTTTGCGACATTTGCATTCATCACATACTGTCATCTTGATTAGTAAGTGTCATAAATCACTCGAGGACTGGTGGGGCCACAGGAGTAATTAGCATGTAGCAGAGAGCGAAAATACTGTCCCAAACCTTTTCCACTGGCTGGGAATTTAGGTCAGGCCAGCCATGAAATTTGTGGGTCAATTCACAAAATGGACTTTAGCCAAGCCAACTCTGCTCTGCTCAGTCTGGTGTGACAGAGGCAGACGCGGCGATTCCATGACACGGTTTATCCCGCGCTCTGATGGTTCCGCTCTCTTACAtgaaaagtgggggggggggagtgtttgtgaggataaagtcTAAAAATATCCACTGTCAGCCTCtgtaaaatgctttaaaaaaattggtAAATTTCCCCAAATTCCTCAAAAGACTGATGGAAGAAATTACAGTTgctgaatttaaaatgtaaaaacaaacatccaactttaacTTTGCCGATAAGGGACAATGAACATGTTCATGCCGGTAAATAGAAGTGAAACAATGTAGAAAGTTACAATACTATTTTAGTGTGCTGACTTTAGATAACGTATTTGCGCAATGGCAATTCGTACGACTTAAGGGCAGTTAGAACACAAGGTTGGAGGACACTTTCATTGTTGCTTTGGATTGTGTTGCTCGGCTTGTTTTCGTTACCTCAGTAGCATCTTGCAGGCTCGACAGTTGGTGTTCTTATCGAATGTGTGCATCTGGAAGTTATGTTGGTTAGCTGTGGCTCTCTCAGGTTTGATATTGGACCTGCAACAACCCAAAAACTGACTATTTGTTTGTCTGGGTTATAGGCTCTGATGTTTGGTTGATGTAATTAAGTCCAATGCCGAAGCGGAGTGAGCAGAATCTAACCATACTTTGCAATAAGACTCACATGGCCATTTCAAACTGTTCCATCCACTTCCTCTTTGTCTCTTCTGTTTTACAAAAGAACTGGAAGCCCTGCTTTCCTTGCAGGTGGATCAGGTAGAAGCCGTAAGACCACTGGAGACAAAACATGAGCAAGCTCAAAGCAAACTCATCAACTCATGCATTAAAGTTTGGGACGtccatttatttgaaaactaaACAATGCTGTACATGCTTTAGCAATGGCTGTGTACAAAAAGCTTGAAGGCCAGTACGAGTACAGTGCGTGCATTTGCCACATGACACCCAAAAAAACACCGGCACCGCTGCCAGAACTAGGCCATCATGAAAAGATGAGTTCAATGAAAGTCGCTTGAGCTTACCATTTTTCCACTTGACTGGTAAGCATGCAAAAAGAAAGACACCATAAAAAGACCGAGTTACACATGCAACACTGACAGACACATgcagatttaaaacaaaaagccatgttAGACTAGCCGTGGTATGCTCTGCTGtacatttttatgaataaattaGAGTTGTTGCATTTATATGATTTCTCAAGCATGGATGAGTACAACTAGCATGTCAaagccttttttcccccaattctATTTGCAAGATTGCCATCAACATTTCAACAAATGTCATGATTGCCACTGGATGTTTTCTATCACCTGTCatcagaaaatatttaaaattgtaatttggACCGCTTACCTTTTTCATGTCTCTGTTGTTCATGGGGTCATCAGACATCTTATAAGACTGTAGTTCAATAATCTCTTTGAGCTCGTAGCTATAACCTTTCCTCTTGCAGACAATAACCACTTTATCAAACAGGAAAATATACCTGGAAACACACATTTTACAGTAAGTGAATGCTGCTTCATGCAttacattcattaatttttttcatccatctttGAGACTCACCGGTCCTGTTTAGTACGGTTGACGATGGAGCACACCTTAAGCTCTCCGTCTATCTTTGGTCTGCCGTACTCCTCCAGCTTCACCTGCTGCTTAGGTCACACAAGAGAGTCAGGGTCAATTCACTGATCGCTATGACTAATGAGAGCCTATACATAATTCAGAAGCATACGAGGCTCACAGAGAATCCAAATAGATATAGAATAAATGATGCGGCTCCTGGTGGGCTGGAGTACATCTCCATCTTCCAAGTCATGTAATCCATTTTCGAACGCCTAATGATGTGCCATAATTCAAGTGGGACCCCAAAATTGAAATTCCCTTGAGGTTCTAAATTTGGAAATGTACTAAAATGAAATTGCACAAAAATGAAGGATTTATCATGTATGATGTCTCTCTCGTTGCGTCTATCGAATacctgcccacccatcaagtaTGAAATTGACCAACCAAGACAACCTTTCGTTTTATGGCTTTTTATCAACATGCTTATGAGTGAACCattgtgtattttctgaaattaaaaaaaaatccctctatAATCAAAATGAAATACCCAAAACCACCTGTATTATAGGAATGATGATCAAGTGAAAACACTTACAAGATTTTCAATAGAACTTTGGAattcacttattttcttcagtgtctcGTTGTCCCGCTTGACCTCATTGATGTACATGGCCAAGTCctgagagagcaaaaaaaaaaaaaaaaaaagttcatttcgaGCACAAAATTAATGACAAATAATTGTAACTCAGACCTGCATCGCCTCCAGCGCTTCTTTCAGTTGTTGCCTCTCTGGTCGATCCGTCGAGTGACTAAGAAGTTCCTGTAAGGAAATACatggtgttgtgttgtgttattgTTGTCCAGCATAACAGAAAATTCTTTTTGACATCAAGTGTGAATTTGAGATGATATTGACCACTCATGGCAAGAGAGGTTCGCCGATAGTGATGGAGTTAAGCTCTTTACTCTGATTATGGATTCAACCCTGAAATGGTTTGGAACACTGAAGCCAACCAAGGACAAGGCAACATACATAAAAGAGGAGGACATCACAGTCAGTTGTAGAAGATTCCAGTTCTGAAACTGCAGTAACCAGAAAACCACAACTGTGGTCTGCCtcaaacaaacatttcacatcTTTATGATCAGCAATTGCTTTTGTACTCTTCCACCAGGGGGGGAAATAATTAAATGCTGCAATGATGTATGAAATGCAGTTGAGCTGCAATGAGATTTAGACCAATAAATCATTGCAAGTGGAAAAGGAGACCATGTGCAACAAATTATACTGTACTTCcattgaaattgaactcacctgaTAAAGTCACAACAAAGGCAAATCTCCAATGCAAACATACTGATTTTCAACATTTGACAGGATAAAAATTATATTATAGAAATCTATCAGCATTAGACATTTCATTAGGTAAATCTATAAAATCCATTGAAAACtaatatggctatttctttagCATTTAAGTGTAAGGAGTTCTGTAGTTTCTGGTCCTTGgggtattttgatgaaagcatATCACAGTATACCTGccaacttttgtgtgtgtgtttctttcggcttgtccatttcggggtcgccacagcgtatcatctcagatgtatatatatatatatatattatatatatatatatatatatatatatatatatatatatatatatatatatatatatatatatatatatatataaatatatatatacaaatatatatatgtttgccacaatttttacgccggatgcccttcctgacgcaacccttctcagggagtggaggaccCAATGgcatacgaacccacaacccctgatttaccaaaccagtgctctaaccactgagctacggggcctccaccTACCAACTTTTgtatatttcaaaaaataaatggtcTCTTTGCACATGTTTGCTTTATAAGACAATCATTGGCTGTTGATCATTTTGATTATATTAACAATTTTTAAGTGAGTTGAACAATTGATTATGTTCAATCGCGACTTACTTTTGCTTCTGCGATTCTTCTATTTAAATCCTTTTTGATTTAAATCAAGACATGAAACAGGACATCAAACATGACCTAAAGTCTACAGTATTCTTCCTCTTAAAAATAATCAGCAGATAAAGATGAATTTGATCTTTGGCAGCAGACCCACTTTCAAGAACATAGAGAAAAATACCTAACCAAAAGATAGGGATGTTTTGGGTGACATTTTAAATAAGGTGTTAAAAGTGAAATTTTTAGACCAAAGAAGTCATAATGATTAAATATATATCCATTGTAAAAGCCATGGTAAAACACTGCCTGAGGAGAGTTTCTTGTGTTCAATCCATGGATGAATAGAAAAATACTGCTAGGGTGATATCTTTCCATCAACTGAATGtcagacaaacacaaacacaaacagaaacacaaacacacacacaaaaaatgagtGTGTACGACATGCCCCGTGGTCACAGTATACAGCAACACCTCCCTGAAAAGCTGTGAAGAGCAGTGAAATGGGGTGAGCTTAATTTCCTCAGAGCACGGTTGATTTGACCTTAGTGCCTTGCTGAATCTTTGGACTGCAGGGGCTGAATTCCAACTGATACACAAGTCAGAGTACTGCCTGGAGTTTAATGACCTAACACAAAATCACTTGCCATAATGCACCACATCATGAAATCTAATGATCTATAGTTGAGTTGCAAAGTCAATGAAAACAGGGCGGAAGTTACTGTACAATTGCTCAGCGGATTTCATATGTCGTCAAAGAGAAAGGAGCACACTGAAGAGTTCTTCGTTATTGTTTCGACCAgtacattatttgtttttatcaaatatGAATTCCAAGCCGGCACAACTCAAGGTGAGCATCACACCTGATGCTCCTACAAATGTTGGCTACttgtatgaataaataaataaaaccatgaATCATTCAGTGAGCATGAATGCTCCCAAGTCTTAAAAAGTGCTCATTGCTAACCCAACACATAATGCAATACAAGTGGACTGAGCGGTTCTGCAAACAGTGAATTCCCAAAACCAAGGGAAATTTCCTTCAAAGTAATTAGAAATGCTGAGTTTAATAGTTTAAACCACAAATAAACCACATATTATGATCCCCAAACCCTTTATTGGCTTTTCAAAAGCTTATGAATTTATTCAAGAATTTTTCCATTAAATCTTCCTCCTAGTTTCTAACCGTCTTGGAGGTAATGAGGTTTCACACAGGCATTCACCCAACCCTTCTTAATTCGAAAAATAtgatatttcaaattcaaaacattttacttGTGGAGAAAATTAACTGTTCATCATTTGCACACAAAACCACTgttcaaagaacaaaacaaacaaaactatttcacacaaaaacaaaatgccgCTGTTGCCATTTACCTTGGCAAGTGTCATTATCAATACCTTTTTTCAAACATAGTCTGTTCCTTTGTTTTTATGCCtacaatccttaaaaaaaaaaaaaaaaaaaaaaaaaaatcacaaatatgtCCGATGCAGGCTTTCCTAAAATTCGAAGTAGTTCTTAACGGCCTGCCAGGAAGTGGCATGGATGCTTTTCTCACTTGTTCCTTGATTGCTGTAGGAGGATATGAACATACAAAGATATGGTGGATATAAGACGTGCTGACGCTTTGGCGATTCCATGTTTGTAGATGGCACGAAAACTACTGTGGTCGGAGCCTGATGACCTTCCCCAATTTTCAAATTCCCTGTTGTGTATTACAAGAAGGACCTGATACACACTGCTATCTCGCAATGTGGAGGTCAGGAAGAGCGATGGTTCTGGTTGGGGCTTGAACTCATTAATATATGTAGAATGTTACAGTACTAATAGGCAGGTAACTGCCTGGACATATCCCAACGGAATACAAAGAGCTCTTCAAGATTATGATAAGATAAAAATTGTTTAAGTGAAAGTGGCCACTAGCCAAACCTATGCTTTCATTTATACTGCAACCTACCTTTAATAGTAGGTGATACTTGAGTACCCTCTGCATGGGAACCACCAGAAGATCCTGCAGCTTGAATTTGCCTTCCTGCACTTTCATCGTACATTCCTAAAAGGAAACAACACACACAGTACGTCTGTTCATTTCACATTACATAATTCAGCGTGTACTATTTCCTACCCAATTAAGCGACCTCCATTCTTGATTAATAATTTGTGGCACGTAGTTGCTGTGGCGGCAATAGAGTCTAGATTACGGGTACGATTCCAATTCGCAagaatagtaagtttctttcggcttgtccctttcggggtcgccacagcgtgtcatctcagatgaacgcacatatgtttggcacaatttttacaccggatgcccttcctgacgcaacccttctcagggagtggaggccgcagtgggatacgaacccacaacccctggtttctcaaaccagtgctctaaccactgagctacagggcctcttccAATTCGCAAGAATGAGGTGAGTTAATTCTTCGAGCCCACAAAAGCACTTTGTTGTCCCAGCTACGTGTGACACAAATACCGTGCGTGCTTAACTCGGAGGTTCCTTTGACAAAACCAAATGGCCTGCTTCCAAAATAAACAGTAAGCCTTTAATAAGGCTCCCTCCTGGAGGTTTGTGTCTCAGCATGTTTTCCAGATTTCATAACTCTGCAGTAACAAAGGAGGCTTATTACATTCCAAACAACTTTGGTGTATAACAAGTATGTAACAAATATTGTAATCACCATACAACGCTTTTAGGAGAATACAATGTTTCACCACCTGTTTGCGAATTCACTTATGCGCTATTTTTTTGAGGGTGGAGGGTAATCCTtgatcttttcttcttctcttctatGACTCACTTACTCACCTATTTGCTCCTTTGTGCTCTTTCCAAAATCCTTtcaaatgccacaagatggaacCAGTGGTTTGTGGAATAGAAAATAAGGTCCTAGTTTTTAATTAGAAAGGGCCTCGGAGTTATGCTTGAAGTGACACTTGAGTGAGggacaggattttttttatgtcagggAGTAGCAAAGTTTTGgttaggaggaggaggaagttagCGGAGTTGTCGCTGCATGTATATATCCTATTCAGTTGCACTTTATTAGAGTCAAATCATCTGTAAACCCGGGTAATGTTGTTTTGGGCTCAGAGTTTGTGGTCCAGtatacaattttaaatattactATACACAATTATACACATTATCTGGGGGACATTAATTACAGTTgttatgttttgggttttttttgctagTAACGGGAGGCCCTGATCACCATCACGCACACTTGCAGGGATTACTAAATCTCTGTTTTAAATCTGGTGGCCCAATAATTCTTTTCATCTGCCTCCATGTATAGGACCCACTTGTTAGAGCACAAgtctctcacagttctgaggacccaagttcaaaCATGgtcttgtctgtgtggagtagGCATGTTCACCCCTTGCATGCATGAGTtctctctggttttctcccatattccaaaaacatgcatgatgggttgattcttcttcttctttttctttcgacttgtcccgttaggggttgccacagtgtgtcatctttttcattttaagcctatatcgtgcatcctcctctctaacacccactgtcctccttcacaacatccatcaaccttttctttggtcttcctctcgctcttttgcctggcagctccatcctcagcacccttccaccaatatactcactctatcacctctgaacatgtccaaaccatcaaactcTGCTCTcgcgaaccttgtctccaaaacgtccaactttggctgtccctctcatgagctcatttctgatcctatccaacctgttcacactaagcgagaatctcaacatcttcatttttgctacctcaagttctgcttcctgttgattcttcagggccaccgtctctaatccgtacatcacggccggcctcaccactgttttataaactttgcccttcatcctggcggagaatCTTttttcacataaaacaccagacaccttccgccaactgttcaaccctgcttggaccggtttctttacttccttaccacactctccattgctctgtattgttgaccctaagtatttgaagtcgtccaccttaactatctcttctccctgaaggttcaatcttcctcctccgcccctcccattcacgcacatatattctgttttactacggctaatgttcattcctctcctttccagtacgtacctccatctttctaattgctcctctggcagctccctgctttcaatgcagatcacaatatcatctgcaaacatcatggtccaaggggattccagtctaaccttatctgtcagcctatccattactatcacaaacaggaaggggctcagcgtggaacactgatacagtcccacctctaccttaaattcttctgacgcaccaatagcacatctcaccgctgttctgctgtcctcatacatgtcctgtactatacATACTATaacatatttcatattcatatttcaatGTAGATTTAGTTCAGTGATTCTTTTATGTACCACAGATAG
This DNA window, taken from Syngnathoides biaculeatus isolate LvHL_M chromosome 17, ASM1980259v1, whole genome shotgun sequence, encodes the following:
- the vav2 gene encoding guanine nucleotide exchange factor VAV2 isoform X7, with amino-acid sequence MEEWRQCGRWLIDCKVLPQNHRVVWPSAAVFDLAQALRDGVLLCQMLHNLSPGSVDLKEINFRPQMSQFLCLKNIRTFLKICHDKFGLRNSELFDPFDLFDVRDFGKVISTLSRISHHSIAQIKGIRSFPTEDTALNEDDVYRSLEELADEHDLGEDDIYDCVPCEDDGDDIYEDIIKVEVRQPMKMGMTEDDKRNCCLVEIQETEAKYYKTLEDIEKNYMIPLRQIVSPQDMEAIFVNLEDVIKVHFALLRAIDLNMVTGGNGLGKIFLDFKERLLLYGQYCSHMENAQKTLDELIATREDVKIKVEECTMKVQEGKFKLQDLLVVPMQRVLKYHLLLKELLSHSTDRPERQQLKEALEAMQDLAMYINEVKRDNETLKKISEFQSSIENLQVKLEEYGRPKIDGELKVCSIVNRTKQDRYIFLFDKVVIVCKRKGYSYELKEIIELQSYKMSDDPMNNRDMKKWSYGFYLIHLQGKQGFQFFCKTEETKRKWMEQFEMAMSNIKPERATANQHNFQMHTFDKNTNCRACKMLLRGIFYQGYFCSRCGTGAHKECLEVITICKINPLDLEPGMSSGPKMVAVRNYHGTPAPPGKATLSFQTGDYIELLKGDPDTAWWEGRLMQTQKNGFFPSSCVKPYLDPKPFQSLSSRQSSRDADYYGYPWFAGNMERQQADNLLKSHSSGTYLIRERTAEAERFAISIKFNDEVKHIKVVEKDSWIHITEAKKFESLLELVEYYQSHSLKESFKLLDTTLRYPYKAKERSLTRTSTHSPVFTPRVVSTAVARYNFAARDMRELSLREGDVVKIYNKIGGDQGWWKGEANGRIGWFPSTYVDEEGVQ
- the vav2 gene encoding guanine nucleotide exchange factor VAV2 isoform X2; translated protein: MEEWRQCGRWLIDCKVLPQNHRVVWPSAAVFDLAQALRDGVLLCQMLHNLSPGSVDLKEINFRPQMSQFLCLKNIRTFLKICHDKFGLRNSELFDPFDLFDVRDFGKVISTLSRISHHSIAQIKGIRSFPTEDTALNEDDVYRSLEELADEHDLGEDDIYDCVPCEDDGDDIYEDIIKVEVRQPMKMGMTEDDKRNCCLVEIQETEAKYYKTLEDIEKNYMIPLRQIVSPQDMEAIFVNLEDVIKVHFALLRAIDLNMVTGGNGLGKIFLDFKERLLLYGQYCSHMENAQKTLDELIATREDVKIKVEECTMKVQEGKFKLQDLLVVPMQRVLKYHLLLKELLSHSTDRPERQQLKEALEAMQDLAMYINEVKRDNETLKKISEFQSSIENLQVKLEEYGRPKIDGELKVCSIVNRTKQDRYIFLFDKVVIVCKRKGYSYELKEIIELQSYKMSDDPMNNRDMKKSSGKMWSYGFYLIHLQGKQGFQFFCKTEETKRKWMEQFEMAMSNIKPERATANQHNFQMHTFDKNTNCRACKMLLRGIFYQGYFCSRCGTGAHKECLEVITICKINPLDLEPGMSSGPKMVAVRNYHGTPAPPGKATLSFQTGDYIELLKGDPDTAWWEGRLMQTQKNGFFPSSCVKPYLDPKPFQSLSSRQSSRDADYYGYPWFAGNMERQQADNLLKSHSSGTYLIRERTAEAERFAISIKFNDEVKHIKVVEKDSWIHITEAKKFESLLELVEYYQSHSLKESFKLLDTTLRYPYKAKERSLTRTSTHSPAATCASYNFSFLSPQGLNFSSQSSAPFWSVFTPRVVSTAVARYNFAARDMRELSLREGDVVKIYNKIGGDQGWWKGEANGRIGWFPSTYVDEEGVQ
- the vav2 gene encoding guanine nucleotide exchange factor VAV2 isoform X4, whose translation is MEEWRQCGRWLIDCKVLPQNHRVVWPSAAVFDLAQALRDGVLLCQMLHNLSPGSVDLKEINFRPQMSQFLCLKNIRTFLKICHDKFGLRNSELFDPFDLFDVRDFGKVISTLSRISHHSIAQIKGIRSFPTEDTALNEDDVYRSLEELADEHDLGEDDIYDCVPCEDDGDDIYEDIIKVEVRQPMKMGMTEDDKRNCCLVEIQETEAKYYKTLEDIEKNYMIPLRQIVSPQDMEAIFVNLEDVIKVHFALLRAIDLNMVTGGNGLGKIFLDFKERLLLYGQYCSHMENAQKTLDELIATREDVKIKVEECTMKVQEGKFKLQDLLVVPMQRVLKYHLLLKELLSHSTDRPERQQLKEALEAMQDLAMYINEVKRDNETLKKISEFQSSIENLQVKLEEYGRPKIDGELKVCSIVNRTKQDRYIFLFDKVVIVCKRKGYSYELKEIIELQSYKMSDDPMNNRDMKKWSYGFYLIHLQGKQGFQFFCKTEETKRKWMEQFEMAMSNIKPERATANQHNFQMHTFDKNTNCRACKMLLRGIFYQGYFCSRCGTGAHKECLEVITICKINPLDLEPGMSSGPKMVAVRNYHGTPAPPGKATLSFQTGDYIELLKGDPDTAWWEGRLMQTQKNGFFPSSCVKPYLDPKPFQSLSSRQSSRDADYYGYPWFAGNMERQQADNLLKSHSSGTYLIRERTAEAERFAISIKFNDEVKHIKVVEKDSWIHITEAKKFESLLELVEYYQSHSLKESFKLLDTTLRYPYKAKERSLTRTSTHSPAATCASYNFSFLSPQGLNFSSQSSAPFWSVFTPRVVSTAVARYNFAARDMRELSLREGDVVKIYNKIGGDQGWWKGEANGRIGWFPSTYVDEEGVQ